Proteins found in one Miscanthus floridulus cultivar M001 chromosome 4, ASM1932011v1, whole genome shotgun sequence genomic segment:
- the LOC136550949 gene encoding pentatricopeptide repeat-containing protein At5g03800-like, whose protein sequence is MAISTSSPSSPPPLHLTSPPTTFLSFPPAPSPPPPPHGSPPLLPLRAVAAAAADPRAAHAAAVKSGALGASPNVRAANAVMCAYLRAGRLADARDVFDRMPARDAASYSALISGHARLAGGSGSATAAAAELLGRMRFVDGLLPTEYTFVGLLTACARRGNPRLGTQVHALAAKSGHASSLLVANALLGMYVKCGRFGDAMRAFDGMDRRDVSSWNAVLAGLVELGRHEEAFELFGEMRASGNVRADRFTLSALLTAAGEGFGQPQGEAVHALSLKSGLETDLSVGNALIGFYAEHGASVEDVVSVFQRMPVKDVISWTGLLNGYMEFGLVDMALDVFEQMPQRNFVTYNAVLTGFCQNKEGVRVTFAKKAGQRGLGLFRQMVEDGLEISDVTVTGVLNACAIAADRKASEQVHAFVIKCGCVSSPWIDAALIDMCIKCGRSGDAHLLFEQWQHEESFHIAWNSLLLASVRYGEYEKALSTFLQMFRSNGVEFIDEFMLTAVLGVCGSLGFAEPGKQMHSFAAKSGLLCARGVGNAIISMYGKCGELKDAVSFFEGMTCRDSVSWNAMIAAHLLLHQGDEILKIWSEMERLMVRPDSITFLLAISACSHTSSDSTEKCRELFLSMPSTYGIEPAMEHYAAFVYVLGCWGHFDEAEQLIGGMPLKPGALVWRSLLDSCSKHSNMAVRRRAMKRLLALEPQDPSTYVLTSNLLSESARWHSSENTRLEMREKGMRKIPARSWTFHGNMVHSFFARDRAHPQSRDIYAGLDVLIVECIKAGYEPDTTFVLHDVEEYQKRHFLMYHSVKLASMYGLLMAGPGQIVRVVKNIRMCGDCHSFLEHASAATGKVISVRDSSGFHIFRGGKCSCRQ, encoded by the coding sequence ATGGCCATCTCCACCTCatccccctcctctcctcccccgcTCCACCTCACCTCCCCGCCCACTACCTTCCTCTCCTTCCCGCCCGCGCCGTCCCCTCCTCCGCCTCCCCATGGGTCCCCTCCCCTCCTGCCCCTCCGCGCggtggccgccgctgccgccgaccCCCGCGCCGCGCACGCGGCGGCGGTCAAGTCCGGCGCGCTCGGCGCCTCCCCGAACGTCCGCGCCGCCAACGCCGTCATGTGCGCGTACCTCCGCGCGGGCCGCCTGGCCGACGCGCGGGACGTGTTCGACCGGATGCCCGCGCGCGACGCCGCCTCCTACAGCGCGCTCATCTCGGGCCACGCGCGCCTCgccggcggctccggctccgccaccgccgccgcggcggagctgctcggccgCATGCGCTTCGTGGACGGGCTGCTCCCCACCGAGTACACCTTCGTCGGCCTCCTCACCGCATGTGCCCGCAGGGGCAACCCGCGCCTCGGGACGCAGGTGCACGCCCTCGCCGCCAAGTCCGGCCACGCCTCGTCGCTCCTCGTGGCTAATGCGCTCCTCGGCATGTACGTCAAGTGCGGCCGCTTCGGGGACGCGATGAGGGCGTTCGACGGTATGGACCGCCGCGACGTCTCGTCGTGGAACGCGGTCCTGGCCGGGCTCGTCGAGCTGGGGCGGCACGAGGAGGCGTTCGAGCTGTTTGGCGAGATGCGGGCGAGCGGGAACGTCCGCGCCGACAGGTTCACTCTGTCGGCGCTCCTCACCGCGGCGGGCGAGGGGTTTGGCCAGCCCCAGGGCGAGGCGGTGCATGCTCTGTCGCTCAAGTCGGGGCTGGAGACGGACCTGAGTGTGGGCAACGCGCTCATCGGGTTCTACGCGGAGCATGGGGCCTCTGTTGAGGACGTGGTGAGCGTGTTCCAGAGGATGCCGGTGAAGGACGTGATTTCGTGGACCGGTTTGCTGAATGGGTACATGGAGTTCGGTCTCGTTGACATGGCACTGGATGTGTTTGAACAGATGCCGCAGAGGAACTTCGTTACATACAATGCGGTTCTCACTGGGTTTTGTCAGAACAAGGAAGGCGTGCGTGTCACGTTTGCCAAGAAGGCGGGCCAACGAGGTCTCGGCTTGTTTAGGCAAATGGTGGAGGATGGGCTGGAGATCTCAGATGTCACGGTGACGGGCGTGCTGAATGCCTGTGCTATTGCTGCAGATAGGAAGGCGAGCGAGCAGGTTCATGCATTTGTGATTAAGTGTGGATGCGTGTCTAGTCCGTGGATTGATGCTGCGTTGATTGATATGTGCATCAAATGTGGCCGATCTGGAGACGCGCATCTGTTATTTGAGCAATGGCAGCATGAGGAGAGCTTTCACATTGCCTGGAATTCTCTACTGCTGGCTAGTGTCAGATATGGTGAGTATGAGAAAGCACTTTCCACCTTCCTTCAGATGTTTAGAAGCAATGGTGTAGAATTCATTGATGAGTTCATGTTGACTGCTGTCCTTGGAGTATGTGGCAGTCTAGGTTTTGCTGAACCTGGAAAGCAAATGCATTCCTTTGCTGCAAAATCCGGGCTTCTGTGCGCTCGTGGAGTTGGTAACGCGATTATTAGTATGTACGGCAAGTGCGGGGAGTTGAAAGATGCGGTCAGTTTCTTTGAGGGAATGACTTGTCGAGATTCGGTGTCATGGAATGCAATGATCGCTgcccatcttcttcttcatcagggGGATGAGATATTGAAGATATGGTCTGAGATGGAGAGATTAATGGTCAGGCCTGATTCCATTACATTTCTTCTGGCAATATCTGCTTGCAGTCACACAAGCTCAGACTCCACAGAGAAATGCAGGGAACTCTTTCTTTCTATGCCAAGCACATATGGCATTGAACCAGCCATGGAGCACTATGCAGCCTTTGTTTATGTCCTTGGCTGCTGGGGCCATTTTGACGAGGCAGAGCAGCTTATAGGTGGTATGCCATTAAAGCCTGGTGCATTAGTTTGGCGGTCTTTGCTAGACAGCTGCAGCAAACACTCCAACATGGCCGTGCGGAGGCGAGCCATGAAGCGTCTGCTGGCATTGGAGCCACAAGACCCATCCACGTACGTGCTGACTTCAAACCTGCTATCTGAATCAGCAAGGTGGCACTCCTCTGAGAACACAAGGCTGGAGATGCGTGAAAAGGGTATGCGCAAGATCCCAGCCAGGAGCTGGACGTTTCACGGCAACATGGTGCACTCATTTTTCGCACGGGATAGAGCACACCCACAGTCCAGGGACATATACGCTGGCCTGGATGTGCTGATCGTTGAGTGCATAAAGGCTGGGTACGAGCCGGACACCACCTTCGTCCTGCACGACGTCGAGGAGTACCAGAAGAGGCACTTTCTGATGTACCACAGCGTGAAGCTAGCGTCAATGTATGGCCTTCTGATGGCAGGCCCTGGACAGATCGTCCGTGTGGTGAAGAACATCCGCATGTGCGGAGATTGCCACTCTTTCTTGGAGCACGCCTCTGCTGCCACCGGTAAAGTGATCTCGGTCAGGGACTCGTCTGGGTTCCACATTTTCAGGGGAGGGAAATGTTCCTGTAGACAATAG